The following coding sequences lie in one Xanthomonas hortorum pv. pelargonii genomic window:
- a CDS encoding TonB-dependent receptor — translation MRRGSLAIAIGLCVTNSAVAQEETDKSPTNLDKIEVTGSRIRSVDMENSQPVLVLTRQDIEKQGLTSVADVLKRIPSNGATMNSTVNNGGDGSATVSLRNLGASRTLVLVNGRRWVSGLSGSVDLNTIPSAIVERVEVLKDGASSIYGSDAIAGVVNIITRSDFDGAEVNAYVGQYGQGDGQRTSFDATVGATSERGNLVIGLSSVTEDAVMAGDREISAEPVYGAGSSAYSSYSASGRLRADGNSGAWTVLPGSATASGDSKYPRYGLDQYTAFNTSEYGYNYAKDNYLVTPQKRDALYVQGNYALTDNVRFKFDGLYNRRQSSQQLAGFPLASVNTGILMSGDSYYNPYNSAYGGDGRAVGWSHRLTEFARTYQQDVKTSHVYTGLEGDFQFADRQFSWDVGFAHNQTDQTETQYGDVNLLNLGNALGASGIVNGTLSCLDSGGAVITGCVPFNPLSPAGGVTQEMLDYILFTAHNTYQYKNSSVTANITGDLFELPAGWMRFAAGFEHREESGFSSPDALISAGYTSGNAFTPTSGAYTLNDYYTEVAIPLLKDMAGAQLLELSAAVRYSDYNTFGSTTNSKFGFKWKPVADLLIRGNYATGFRAPSIENLYLGASDSFDTYSDPCSTNSTSYTSTIAAACAAGGVPANYVAEYNSANGNSGQTIYPFTYTSNANLQPEKSKNTTLGFVYSPVAVQGLDLSLDWWKIKITDAITEFSANQILSQCYEFNVSAFCDLVTRDATGAITGLVIQPVNVGEQRMQGYDFTARYKLPETAIGQFMLTLDSTYVAVNEQKQDDTSAWESYNGIYHTDNPNWRTRGTLTLDWSYGNLAANWAVRYYSGMRDDDSELDDAGNYRHVAATAFNDMQVSYQLPWNATVRVGLNNVFDRDPPVALSASANSFDSAYAIPGRYSYLQYTQRF, via the coding sequence CTGCGTCGGGGTTCGCTCGCAATCGCCATTGGCCTGTGCGTCACCAATAGTGCGGTGGCCCAGGAAGAGACCGATAAGAGTCCGACCAACCTGGACAAGATCGAAGTCACCGGCTCGCGCATCCGCTCGGTCGATATGGAAAATTCGCAACCGGTGCTGGTGCTCACGCGACAGGACATCGAAAAACAGGGCCTCACCTCGGTGGCCGATGTGCTAAAGCGCATTCCCTCCAACGGCGCGACGATGAACTCCACCGTCAATAACGGCGGCGATGGCTCGGCCACGGTGAGCCTGCGCAATCTCGGCGCATCGCGCACCCTGGTACTGGTCAACGGGCGGCGTTGGGTGTCGGGCCTGTCCGGCTCGGTGGATCTCAACACCATTCCCTCGGCAATCGTCGAACGCGTGGAGGTGCTCAAGGACGGTGCCTCGTCGATCTATGGCTCCGATGCGATTGCCGGCGTGGTCAACATCATCACGCGCAGCGATTTCGATGGTGCCGAAGTCAACGCTTATGTCGGCCAGTATGGTCAGGGCGATGGGCAGCGCACTTCGTTCGATGCCACCGTGGGCGCCACCAGCGAGCGCGGCAATCTGGTGATCGGACTGTCCAGCGTCACCGAAGATGCGGTGATGGCAGGCGACCGCGAGATCTCGGCCGAGCCGGTGTACGGCGCCGGTTCGTCCGCCTACAGCAGCTATTCGGCCAGCGGCCGTCTACGTGCAGATGGCAACAGCGGTGCGTGGACGGTGCTGCCCGGCAGCGCAACCGCCAGCGGCGACAGCAAGTACCCACGCTACGGACTGGATCAATACACCGCCTTCAACACCTCCGAGTACGGCTACAACTACGCCAAGGACAATTATCTGGTCACGCCACAGAAGCGCGATGCGCTCTATGTGCAAGGCAACTACGCACTCACCGACAACGTGCGTTTCAAGTTCGACGGGCTCTACAACCGCCGCCAATCCTCGCAGCAGTTGGCCGGCTTTCCGCTGGCCTCGGTCAACACCGGCATCCTGATGAGTGGCGACAGTTACTACAACCCCTACAACAGCGCCTATGGCGGCGATGGCCGCGCTGTGGGTTGGTCGCACCGGCTGACCGAGTTCGCGCGCACCTATCAGCAGGACGTCAAGACCTCGCACGTCTATACCGGGCTGGAAGGCGACTTCCAATTCGCGGACAGGCAATTCAGTTGGGACGTGGGCTTTGCACACAACCAGACCGACCAGACCGAAACGCAGTATGGCGATGTCAATCTGCTCAACCTCGGCAATGCACTCGGTGCATCCGGCATCGTCAACGGCACCTTGTCGTGCCTGGACAGTGGTGGCGCGGTGATCACCGGCTGCGTGCCGTTCAATCCCTTGTCGCCGGCCGGTGGCGTGACCCAGGAAATGCTGGACTACATCCTGTTCACCGCCCACAACACCTATCAGTACAAGAACAGCAGCGTGACCGCCAACATCACCGGCGACTTGTTCGAACTTCCCGCCGGTTGGATGCGCTTTGCGGCCGGCTTCGAACATCGCGAAGAAAGCGGCTTCTCCTCGCCGGATGCGTTGATCTCAGCCGGCTATACCTCGGGCAATGCGTTCACCCCGACTTCCGGCGCGTACACGCTCAATGACTACTACACCGAAGTGGCGATTCCACTATTGAAAGATATGGCCGGGGCGCAATTGCTAGAGTTGAGCGCAGCGGTGCGTTACTCCGACTACAACACCTTCGGCAGCACCACCAACAGCAAGTTCGGTTTCAAGTGGAAACCTGTCGCCGACCTGTTGATTCGCGGCAACTACGCCACCGGTTTCCGCGCGCCATCGATCGAAAATCTGTACCTGGGCGCGTCGGACAGCTTCGATACGTATTCGGATCCCTGCTCGACCAACAGCACGTCCTACACCAGCACGATCGCCGCAGCATGTGCGGCCGGTGGCGTGCCGGCCAACTACGTCGCCGAATACAACAGCGCCAACGGCAACTCCGGCCAGACCATCTATCCGTTCACCTACACCAGCAACGCCAATCTGCAGCCGGAAAAATCAAAGAACACCACGCTCGGTTTCGTCTACAGCCCCGTCGCGGTGCAAGGCCTGGATCTGTCGCTGGACTGGTGGAAGATCAAGATCACCGATGCCATCACCGAATTCAGCGCCAATCAGATCCTCTCGCAGTGCTACGAATTCAATGTCTCGGCGTTCTGCGATCTGGTCACACGCGATGCCACCGGCGCCATCACCGGCCTGGTGATCCAGCCGGTGAACGTCGGCGAGCAGCGTATGCAAGGCTACGACTTCACCGCACGCTACAAGCTGCCGGAAACCGCAATCGGCCAGTTCATGCTCACCCTGGATTCGACCTACGTGGCCGTCAACGAGCAGAAGCAGGACGACACCTCTGCATGGGAAAGCTACAACGGCATCTACCACACCGATAACCCGAACTGGCGCACGCGCGGCACGCTCACCCTGGACTGGAGCTACGGCAACCTGGCCGCCAACTGGGCCGTGCGTTACTACTCGGGCATGCGGGACGACGACTCGGAACTGGATGACGCCGGCAACTATCGCCACGTTGCGGCGACTGCGTTCAACGACATGCAGGTGTCTTACCAGCTGCCGTGGAATGCGACCGTGCGTGTGGGTTTGAACAACGTCTTCGACCGCGACCCGCCGGTGGCGCTCAGCGCGTCTGCCAACTCGTTCGATTCGGCCTACGCCATCCCGGGGCGCTACAGCTACCTGCAATACACCCAGCGCTTCTGA
- the thiC gene encoding phosphomethylpyrimidine synthase ThiC, with amino-acid sequence MNAAPTVLQQQAQSLSEAVTQPMPGSRKIFVQGSRADLQVPMREIALTRTPTLFGGEDNAPLSVYDTSGPYTDPHAAIDLAAGLAPLRARWIAERGDTVALDDLSSSFGRGREHDARLDAVRFPARHLPRVAREGANVTQMHYARRGIITPEMEFVAIRENQRLEAVTDAILRKQHPGEAFGAAIQQRITPEFVRDEIARGRAILPNNINHPESEPMIIGRNFLTKINANIGNSAVSSGIAEEVEKLVWSIRWGGDTVMDLSTGKHIHETREWIIRNSPVPIGTVPIYQALEKVDGRAEELTWEIFRDTLIEQAEQGVDYFTIHAGVLLRYVPLTAKRVTGIVSRGGSILAKWCLAHHKENFLYTHFEDICQIMKAYDVAFSLGDGLRPGCIADANDAAQFGELETLGELTKLAWKHDVQTMIEGPGHVPMQLIKENMDKQLRECGEAPFYTLGPLTTDIAPGYDHITSAIGAAMIGWFGTAMLCYVTPKEHLGLPNRQDVRDGIMAYKIAAHAADLAKGHPGAQVRDNALSKARFEFRWDDQFHLGLDPEKAKEFHDETLPKDAHKLAHFCSMCGPHFCSMKITQDVRDYAAEHGMGEAHALSAGMEEKSVQFLAQGAQVYRAL; translated from the coding sequence ATGAATGCCGCGCCCACCGTTTTGCAGCAACAAGCCCAGTCGCTGTCCGAGGCTGTGACCCAGCCGATGCCCGGGTCCCGCAAGATCTTCGTGCAAGGCTCGCGCGCCGATCTGCAGGTGCCGATGCGCGAGATCGCCTTGACCCGCACACCGACGCTGTTCGGTGGCGAAGACAACGCGCCGCTCAGCGTCTACGACACTTCCGGCCCGTACACCGATCCGCACGCCGCGATCGATCTTGCCGCCGGCCTGGCGCCGCTACGCGCGCGCTGGATCGCCGAACGCGGCGATACCGTGGCGCTGGATGACCTGAGTTCCAGCTTCGGGCGCGGCCGTGAGCACGATGCGCGCCTGGATGCGGTGCGCTTTCCTGCGCGGCACTTGCCGCGGGTGGCGCGCGAAGGCGCCAACGTCACCCAGATGCACTACGCGCGGCGCGGCATCATCACTCCGGAGATGGAGTTCGTGGCGATTCGCGAAAACCAGCGGCTGGAAGCGGTGACCGACGCAATCCTGCGCAAGCAGCATCCGGGCGAAGCCTTCGGTGCCGCGATCCAGCAACGCATCACACCGGAATTCGTGCGCGACGAAATCGCACGTGGTCGCGCGATCCTGCCCAACAACATCAATCACCCGGAAAGCGAGCCGATGATCATCGGTCGCAATTTCCTGACCAAGATCAACGCCAACATCGGCAACAGCGCGGTGTCTTCGGGTATTGCCGAAGAAGTGGAGAAACTGGTGTGGTCGATCCGCTGGGGCGGCGACACGGTGATGGACCTGTCCACCGGCAAGCACATCCATGAAACGCGCGAGTGGATCATCCGCAACTCGCCGGTGCCGATCGGCACGGTGCCGATCTATCAGGCGCTGGAAAAGGTCGACGGGCGCGCCGAAGAACTCACCTGGGAGATCTTTCGCGACACCTTGATCGAGCAGGCCGAACAAGGCGTGGATTACTTCACCATCCACGCCGGTGTGCTGTTGCGCTACGTGCCGCTCACGGCCAAGCGTGTCACCGGTATCGTCTCGCGCGGTGGGTCGATCCTGGCCAAGTGGTGCCTGGCCCATCACAAGGAAAATTTTCTTTACACCCACTTCGAAGACATCTGCCAGATCATGAAGGCCTATGACGTGGCGTTTTCGCTGGGCGATGGCTTACGCCCGGGCTGCATTGCCGATGCCAACGATGCGGCGCAGTTCGGCGAGCTGGAAACGCTGGGCGAGCTGACCAAACTGGCGTGGAAGCACGACGTGCAGACCATGATCGAAGGGCCTGGGCATGTGCCGATGCAGCTGATCAAGGAGAACATGGACAAGCAGCTGCGCGAATGCGGCGAAGCGCCGTTCTACACTCTGGGGCCACTGACCACCGACATCGCGCCCGGTTACGACCACATCACCAGCGCGATCGGCGCGGCGATGATCGGCTGGTTCGGCACCGCGATGCTCTGCTATGTCACGCCCAAGGAGCATCTAGGCCTGCCCAACCGCCAGGACGTGCGCGACGGCATCATGGCGTACAAGATCGCCGCGCATGCGGCCGACCTGGCCAAGGGGCATCCCGGTGCGCAGGTGCGCGACAACGCCTTGAGCAAGGCGCGGTTCGAATTCCGTTGGGACGACCAGTTCCATCTCGGGCTGGATCCGGAAAAGGCCAAGGAGTTTCACGACGAAACCCTGCCCAAGGATGCGCACAAGCTGGCGCACTTCTGTTCGATGTGCGGCCCGCACTTCTGTTCGATGAAGATCACCCAGGACGTGCGCGATTACGCGGCCGAGCATGGCATGGGCGAAGCGCATGCCTTGTCTGCTGGCATGGAAGAGAAGTCGGTGCAGTTTCTCGCGCAGGGCGCGCAGGTGTATCGCGCTTTGTGA
- a CDS encoding winged helix-turn-helix transcriptional regulator, producing the protein MSSGRLRVGQCVVDIASREVHAPGAKRPPRLAPKSLAVLLTLARQPGQVVTREQLLAEVWPNTLPSNDVVTQAVTQLRKALASHGGQRSEHIETIAKTGYRLMAPVVWEAPEDVPRHAVASALAAVPSSGLQTDVDASTAVNDMASSRQPEAISERYAAPSAVARHASRKRRRIALVIAAVAVLVLLGLVAHTLWLRAPVEGATAASAVLGSPKRPYQIITAGGGFDLTPSLSPDGAMVAYASLTGDRAGTSILVKTTNNAYPRVLDTPAAGISDRLPAWSPDGREIAFSRQAPDGSCRIMIAAANGPAAAREVVRCDGADMLSFSWSPDGRGLLFGSMTGAQGAPRIRRLDLETGQWQPLVYSAQPQDFDYAPRYSPDGHWIVFLRNPQLGDLWRIPATGGTAERLTHDNADIRGWSWLPDGSGVIFGRRVDSEARLYRLDLRDRSLHDLGVDDAQAPDVAHNHLVFVQRKPQFGVYQVIRDPMNGGYIRRRLFPSSGRDDQPMIAPDGRQLIFASNRSGAYGLWWGDVGKPGSMRLIEGLRPDSRQAADWSADSQHVLVIGSDADGHAALFEVTPSSGKVVRLPVPQPRPLQAIHLPDPNQLLVLAAAEDGHTFATLYDRRSSPWRAIASLQDVSQLRLDRITGQVLLTRLTGGGLWQIAPTLAAQTLQSIDPRQPSRWRYRSWAPGAHGQLHYLSSNDSCATHDSDLRSGHGQCLDVSKFTTINGFSVDQRSGAMYVTLAEEDGSAIAFMPLPQRTAVTTGLISNALFLFRKLAS; encoded by the coding sequence ATGTCATCGGGCCGGCTGCGTGTCGGTCAGTGCGTGGTCGATATCGCCTCGCGCGAAGTGCACGCTCCTGGTGCGAAGAGGCCGCCAAGGCTGGCGCCGAAATCCTTGGCGGTGTTGCTGACCCTGGCCCGGCAGCCAGGGCAGGTGGTGACGCGCGAGCAGTTGCTCGCCGAGGTCTGGCCCAACACCTTGCCGAGCAACGATGTGGTGACCCAGGCAGTCACCCAATTGCGCAAGGCACTCGCCAGTCACGGGGGCCAGCGCTCCGAGCATATCGAGACCATCGCCAAGACCGGCTATCGCCTGATGGCGCCGGTGGTGTGGGAAGCGCCCGAGGATGTTCCAAGGCATGCGGTTGCAAGCGCGCTTGCTGCAGTGCCGTCGAGCGGTCTGCAGACCGATGTCGATGCGTCCACTGCGGTCAATGACATGGCCTCGTCGCGGCAACCTGAGGCTATCAGCGAGCGCTACGCAGCACCGTCGGCCGTCGCGCGACACGCATCGCGCAAACGCCGCCGGATAGCGTTGGTGATCGCCGCGGTGGCCGTGCTGGTGCTGCTCGGACTGGTTGCGCACACGCTGTGGCTGCGAGCGCCAGTGGAGGGCGCCACGGCGGCGTCTGCAGTGCTGGGCAGCCCAAAGCGCCCGTACCAGATCATCACAGCAGGTGGCGGTTTCGATCTCACACCAAGCTTGTCGCCGGATGGGGCGATGGTGGCATACGCCTCGCTGACCGGCGACCGCGCCGGCACCTCGATCCTGGTCAAGACCACCAATAACGCCTATCCGCGGGTGTTGGACACGCCGGCGGCGGGCATCTCCGATCGACTGCCGGCCTGGTCGCCGGATGGTCGCGAAATCGCCTTCTCGCGGCAGGCGCCGGATGGCAGCTGTCGCATCATGATCGCCGCCGCAAACGGCCCGGCTGCCGCACGTGAAGTGGTGCGTTGCGATGGTGCCGACATGCTGAGTTTCAGCTGGTCGCCAGACGGCCGCGGCTTGTTGTTCGGCAGCATGACCGGCGCGCAGGGCGCACCGCGCATTCGCCGCCTGGATCTGGAAACCGGGCAGTGGCAGCCACTGGTCTACAGCGCGCAGCCGCAGGATTTCGATTACGCACCGCGTTATTCGCCGGACGGGCACTGGATCGTGTTCCTGCGTAATCCACAACTGGGCGATCTATGGCGCATCCCTGCAACCGGCGGCACCGCCGAGCGCCTCACTCACGACAACGCCGATATCCGCGGCTGGAGCTGGTTGCCGGATGGCAGCGGAGTGATTTTCGGGCGCCGTGTGGACAGCGAGGCGCGCTTGTATCGACTCGACCTGCGCGACCGCAGCCTGCACGACCTGGGCGTGGACGATGCCCAGGCGCCGGACGTGGCACACAACCATCTGGTGTTCGTGCAACGCAAACCGCAGTTCGGCGTCTACCAGGTCATTCGCGACCCGATGAATGGCGGTTACATCCGACGCCGCCTGTTCCCCTCCAGCGGTCGCGACGACCAGCCGATGATCGCGCCGGACGGGCGCCAGCTGATCTTTGCCTCCAATCGTTCCGGTGCGTATGGGCTGTGGTGGGGCGATGTCGGCAAGCCCGGTTCGATGCGTTTGATCGAAGGGCTGCGGCCGGATTCGCGTCAGGCCGCCGATTGGTCGGCCGATTCGCAGCACGTGCTGGTCATCGGTAGCGATGCGGACGGGCATGCGGCGTTGTTCGAGGTCACCCCGAGCAGCGGCAAGGTGGTGCGTCTGCCGGTGCCGCAACCGCGGCCGTTGCAGGCGATCCACCTTCCCGATCCCAACCAATTGCTGGTGCTCGCTGCGGCAGAAGACGGGCACACCTTCGCCACCCTATACGACAGACGCAGCAGTCCGTGGCGTGCGATCGCATCGCTGCAGGACGTCTCGCAGTTGCGCCTGGACCGCATCACCGGGCAGGTACTGCTGACGCGCCTGACCGGCGGCGGCTTATGGCAGATCGCGCCCACCTTGGCAGCCCAGACCTTGCAGTCGATCGATCCCCGACAGCCATCGCGCTGGCGCTATCGCAGTTGGGCACCGGGAGCGCACGGCCAACTGCATTACCTATCGTCCAACGACAGCTGTGCCACGCATGACAGCGACTTGCGCAGCGGGCACGGGCAGTGTCTGGATGTGAGCAAGTTCACCACCATCAACGGCTTCAGCGTGGACCAGCGCAGTGGCGCGATGTACGTGACGTTGGCAGAAGAAGACGGCAGCGCGATTGCCTTCATGCCATTGCCGCAACGTACGGCGGTGACCACCGGTCTCATCTCCAACGCATTGTTCTTGTTCAGGAAATTGGCTTCGTAA
- a CDS encoding helix-turn-helix domain-containing protein produces the protein MQQVITADRGLALSLDGASESTSTTCLAVSRLGSIRTMATTFTLWVQLRGRAWVESKEGRFRLRAGDWIAFDKDSHPTVQADRNALCVGVSLDSESLQSLSELTDATLYPGRSQLSRSDLRIALRLWRNASAQNGSAPARPLLLHLAAMQRDFIEQEQRCPGRSRSRRRQVFGRMQRARMYLEGNSDRVVRIAELAQLTNFSSWYVSKTFQSLYEESPQALSARLRLERASDLLRDTSMMIGEVAAASGFDNCCSFARAFRARFGVSASRHRDQTTNPPDSAKPRNVTRKATMFTQS, from the coding sequence ATGCAACAGGTCATCACCGCAGATCGCGGGCTCGCACTTTCACTGGATGGTGCCAGCGAGTCGACATCGACGACCTGTCTGGCGGTCTCGCGTCTGGGCAGCATCCGCACCATGGCCACCACCTTTACGTTGTGGGTGCAGTTGCGTGGCCGCGCATGGGTGGAATCCAAGGAAGGGCGCTTCCGTCTGCGTGCCGGCGACTGGATCGCCTTCGACAAGGACTCCCATCCCACGGTACAAGCGGACCGCAACGCACTCTGTGTCGGTGTCAGCCTGGATAGTGAAAGCCTGCAATCGTTGTCCGAGTTGACCGATGCGACCTTGTATCCAGGTCGCAGCCAGCTCTCGCGTAGCGATCTGCGCATTGCATTGCGTCTATGGCGCAATGCGTCCGCACAAAACGGCAGTGCGCCGGCGCGTCCGTTGCTGCTGCACTTGGCGGCGATGCAGCGCGATTTCATCGAACAGGAGCAGCGCTGCCCGGGGCGCTCGCGTAGCCGTCGCCGTCAGGTGTTTGGCCGTATGCAGCGCGCACGCATGTATCTGGAAGGCAACAGCGACCGCGTGGTGCGGATCGCCGAACTCGCGCAGCTGACCAACTTCTCCAGTTGGTACGTCTCCAAGACGTTTCAGAGCCTGTACGAAGAGAGTCCGCAGGCCTTGTCGGCACGTCTGCGCCTGGAGCGTGCATCCGATTTGTTGCGCGACACCTCGATGATGATCGGCGAGGTTGCGGCGGCAAGCGGCTTCGACAATTGCTGCAGCTTCGCGCGTGCCTTTCGTGCGCGCTTCGGTGTCTCCGCATCGCGTCATCGCGACCAAACGACAAATCCGCCAGATTCGGCAAAGCCACGGAACGTGACGCGCAAAGCGACGATGTTCACGCAATCGTAA